TAGAAGCTGAACCCACTTGGATGGGCTCCACCCACTATGTCTTCTGAAGACATCTTGGACCTCCAGCCACCTGAGTGCTCAGACACCCTCAGAGGACAGGGTGCTGAAGTGTTTGGGCTTTCCCCTTGTCTACCTtgtcatttttcaggaaaatcaaGGCCTGGGAGTTCTAAGGGTATTGGTTCAGGTCACCCAGATTTGGCTTCACTGGCCTGTGACCTCTACTGCCAAAAGGGCCCCAAACTCAGAAGGGACCCAACCTCTGCTCTCCCTGTCTTGAAATGCCTCATATTTCTTGAACAAGGGGTCCCACACttttgtgtcctactctttcgtTTCTCACTGGCTCCTACAAATTGGGTAGCTGGTCCTGGGCTCCCAGTGAAATGCTAATGAGGAAGGAAAGACATCCAccatccttctccttccttccttatcaaATTCATAAGCAAATCCTGATGCCTTTTCCTTCAACTTGTTTCCTGTGGCCTTCCATTAGCCTTCCTGCTCACTCACCTCCCTAGACAAATTACTGGTCTTGAGCCCAGGAGTAGGCTTGTGTTccaataaacttttatttctaaaagccAGGGGTGAAGCCAGGTGGGGTCCTGGGTCCATAGTTATCCTGGGTTAGATTATCTCTCAGGATACTTCTTTATCAAGTGTTCTATAATTTTTGTGTAACTGAAAGAATCTTACAGCTAATTTGGTGAAAGGGATTGTCCATCTCAGACTTACTTGCTCAAGTAGAAGgcaaaaacaggctcagaaatggCACCTTCATTCTTCAGCTTGTCAAAGATGGGGATTGCTCCAGAAGAGGATATGCTGGGATAGTTCAAGCCCAAGACACCATCAAAAGGTGTACGCCTAAACCCGTATTCTGCCGTGCTTAGACCGAACGGCTGGTCAGTGCTCACAAGGTCCCCAATCTGTGGGAAAGAAGAGTGTTCCCACTTACAGATACGTGAAGTGGGGCTAGGACTGGGCTGGATGCATTGCCATTAGATCCTCAGAGAAGAGCTGAGGCTGGGCTCTGTCTTCGGTGGCCGACAGACAGTGAAATCAagctgggaggggaatttgggttcGATTTGAGAGAGGCTGTGAATTTTATAACCTCTGCCCCTCTGAAAAACACCACCTGAGTGAGTCATTTTGGCCTCGTGGCTTCTGTACAGGTGGGGCAACCAAGAGTCAGGCCAGGTCCCATTGGTGCCACCTTATGGACAAAGCAATCAAGAGCAAGAGAGCCCTCTCTTTGGCATCACTGTGACCTAATGACAGGAATGGACTGCATTCTCTGTAATGTACTGTGGATTCTGCATCTGTCCAGGAAGACAGAAGTCAAAAACACAATCTTGCTTGCAGGGCTCTATGAAATTACTGCCTATGGAAACCACTTttggggatatgtgtatattcctGTTAGTGTGTATGAGAGAAAAGTGAGAGAAGAACTACTCAAGTATTTTGGGGGAGGCGGGCCATAGTTTTATTAGACTCTCAAGGGTCCTCTAGAGTGAGAAATCATTTATCAGTCCCCTTGACTTCTCAGGCGACCAGTTTCTCACTCTGGATACCTTGACTGCTCCCAAGGTCCTCAGATCAGTTTTATCCTGTCTACAAACACCCCACAGCATATTCAGTCTTGAAAAGCCATCCTAACTCCACTTTAACCACGTGTGTGCCCTCAGCAAGGACCTTGCTGTCtacatctcagtttcctcatatgtctcATGAGCTAATCAGAGTAACTGCTGTGTGGGGTTGTTGCAGGATTAAACCAGTTATCACCTGAAAGTGCCTGGAACAGTCTGTGAATATAAAAGTGGGtgcttttatccttttttttttttttttggctcccagCAAAATGAACCTTGAAttgctcatgggcagaggagctgcaaGTCCACACCTCAAACCACTCTCTGGGTTAGCTAATCTGTTCGTTTGTGTGTCATCACAGGCACTGCCTCCCCAGAGACATGATCCTGTGGATAAGATGGCCAATATCTATGGGAGTTGGGCTTGGAAGGGTCCTGCCAGATGGTCCTGCATCTGTTTTGCAAGCAGTAGTCACTCCATAGCCAGTCCTGACTCAGCATATGTTGTACTGTTACCCGAACTGTGTCATGAACAACAATTCCTTTCACTGTTCCACATCCGTAGGTGATGCTGAAGGTCCTATTGGTAGGCCGGAAGGTGGAAGACTGAAGATGTCTGAACCTAGTGTGTAGAGCtgtagacacaagagatgagtgtCATCTGGTGCCAAGGATGGAAACAGAGTGGCAGGGCAAGTGAAGGATGGTCCGGGTACGGGGTGTCTGTACTCACAACAGGCTTCAATGGCACAAAAGTTGGAGGGCACCCACAAGTCAGATGAGCCTGTGTCAAAGATAACCTGGAATTCCTGAGGGGGTGTTCCAATGGTGATGTTACCCAGGTAGACCAACTACAGGGAAATGCAGGGAGTGGGTTAGTGCAGAACTGGCTACCCTCTATTCCCAAACTGCTGCCTCCCTCTGGGTGTCACATATCTCTTGAGATTACTTTCTAATCACCGTGCAGCTCACAGACTTTGGTCACAGAGGTATCtgcatttgatatatttttcctgTGCTACATTATATGCAGGATGTTGACTCTATGCCTAGGTGTTGCTGTGGTTCCTCCTTCATGGGAATCCCATAGGCAAAAACACCGGGCCTCCAGGACCActggacacccagggaagtcctggtgcctTCATTTGAGAAGCTCTGTAGTCTCTTCAAACCCAGCTTTAGCACCCGCTTCTCCAGGAGGTCCTTCTTGATCAACCCCAGCCACTCCCTCCAAACTCAGACCACATCCAGTCAACACCACACAGGTGACCCTTTCATTTGACATGTATTTACTCTTTGCCTATCTCTCAGGCTGGCATGGGCATTCTTGAAGACAAAATAAGCCCTTTGTCTAATCTAAAAACAGTAACCACAGTGATTCTTATGGCCATACATGGAATACAGGTTCAGTAACTTTTTAGTGCTATCATTCTTGCATCTGTGGAAACTGAATTTCTCTGCCTGGGGATTCACAATTGCTCTGCAGTTGGTTCTACCTTTTGATCAGTGATGGTTCACTCTTTACCTATAACTGAGGAGCTCACTTAGTTCAGAAGGAACAATCGCCCTCAAACTAATGACACATCTTTGACACAGAAATGGATATTTACCTGCCACCTGGTAATTGCCAGGCCCAGTCACAAAGACCAACAGTTGAGGATGAGACTGCCTTCTCCTCTGGTTGGGGGTCCCTGTTTTCCAGTGTCCCTGCCTCCTGCAGGAAACCCATCCCCATCATCCCACCTGGCACCTCCAAACGAGCCTCAGTGCTAGGCTAGAGCACCAGGGGGCGCTTTGGAGCACCATCCTCCCAAAATACTCACATCCTTGGTGTTTCCCAGCGGGTGAATAGTTAGATTTGAGCCACGAAAAGAAATCTGGGATAGTCTGTAAGCATGCTCCTTCAGGAAATTGTTCAGCATGTTTTTTTCACTGATGGTATTTCTCATGGTCTTCACTCTCCTTAGAGGTATTCTTTCACCGAGCATttgacaaacaaaacaaagaagatgCTACAATTAGATGTCAGTGTTAAGATATAACTGTCATTGTATTGGCCCTGTgtattttctaatcatttttatgAGGCACATTATTATCAGAATTTTATGCATATACTGTGGCAAAGACATAGATTTCAATACTGGTTCTGTTCTGCAATCTTGGGTAAGCCATATGACCATGTGATGTCTCAGTCTCCCCTTCAGTAAAAAGGTAGAATGTAACAATATAAACACTCCAAATAGGATATCTTGGGGATAAGAGAAGTGatgtatataaagtgaaagtggagtcattcagtcgtgtccaactccttgcgaccacatggactgtagcctaccaggcacctccatccatgggattttccaggcaagaatactggagtggattgccatttctttctccaggggattttccagtctCAACAATGACAGCCATTATCATTAGTGTTTCCATCTCACTCATTCTTTCTCATAAAACCTCAAGGGTGTAGGTAGAAGAGGGGCTCATCCTCTTTTACAAAGTAGCAATTTGAAATGGAGGAGGTTTCTGAGTTGGCTGTGGTCACACTGCTTGTCAGATATAAAACAGTGTATATAGAACAGTGCATCTTTCTCCAAGTTGACAAAGAAGAGAGAATTGAAGGAACAATCCAAGATATAGGAAACAAGTAAGGGAAATTCAAAGGTTTGAGAAGGAAGGACAAGTCAAacgaaaaattaaaagaaaataacacaaaGTGAAATACACTCCCTGTGACTTCCAAAGGATGGAGAGATAAATGACAGTGATACAAAGATGCAGACATAAGCGTATATACACTGAAGTAGACAGGGAAAAAAGAGGACATGTCGAATAAAATGTAGACAGTGCTCTTCCTCAGGACCACATTAACATCTGCATAGACTGTGCACTGAACTGTTACAAGGAGTTGCATTTTCAATAGGTCATGACATGACTGGACCCCAAGATTTGTGCAACCCAACCAAGACCTTGGG
This window of the Capra hircus breed San Clemente chromosome 29, ASM170441v1, whole genome shotgun sequence genome carries:
- the LOC102170120 gene encoding pregnancy-associated glycoprotein 6 isoform X2, giving the protein MKWLVLLGLVSISECMVKIPLRRVKTMRNTISEKNMLNNFLKEHAYRLSQISFRGSNLTIHPLGNTKDLVYLGNITIGTPPQEFQVIFDTGSSDLWVPSNFCAIEACSLHTRFRHLQSSTFRPTNRTFSITYGCGTVKGIVVHDTVRIGDLVSTDQPFGLSTAEYGFRRTPFDGVLGLNYPSISSSGAIPIFDKLKNEGAISEPVFAFYLSNITIERNVIACSAGCKAVVDTGAPFIEGPKSQVDNMQKLIGARPRGSKYYVPCSAVNTLPSIIFTINSINYTVPGGAYIIKNPRGRCYTTFKENQWSPSTEIWILGDVFLRLYFSVFDRGHDRIGLARAV
- the LOC102170120 gene encoding pregnancy-associated glycoprotein 6 isoform X1 codes for the protein MKWLVLLGLVSISECMVKIPLRRVKTMRNTISEKNMLNNFLKEHAYRLSQISFRGSNLTIHPLGNTKDLVYLGNITIGTPPQEFQVIFDTGSSDLWVPSNFCAIEACSLHTRFRHLQSSTFRPTNRTFSITYGCGTVKGIVVHDTVRIGDLVSTDQPFGLSTAEYGFRRTPFDGVLGLNYPSISSSGAIPIFDKLKNEGAISEPVFAFYLSKDGQEGSVVMFGGVDHRYYKGELNWVPLIPEGNWMVHMDRITIERNVIACSAGCKAVVDTGAPFIEGPKSQVDNMQKLIGARPRGSKYYVPCSAVNTLPSIIFTINSINYTVPGGAYIIKNPRGRCYTTFKENQWSPSTEIWILGDVFLRLYFSVFDRGHDRIGLARAV